From the genome of Anopheles moucheti chromosome 3, idAnoMoucSN_F20_07, whole genome shotgun sequence, one region includes:
- the LOC128300451 gene encoding ganglioside-induced differentiation-associated protein 1 isoform X2, translating to MFEKRFKRPSVANGDGLILYCNQYSYYCLKVLQALHEKGIRFTKYDIDVTNDEHFSEWFLELNPRAELPVLQNGLLIVPGSTRILDYLEENYPKNKPLRMPIGTDKLIVGFRQTIESLPIGVITIGSFLHPQHVGSPKFPFVLPVRQTILAREETLAQRLRAYATEYPAFAEVLLKKADFHDRKRSIIASEEYFCKLLVALDDFLTSVEQYLTTIDIERCWLTGTDTFTLVDIGLGTLLHRLYVLGLEDRFWGEGKRPHIGRFFTKVCQRESFQSVLPSKVSILRTVWINTPPVYKAGLAAVSSVLISSTLLKR from the exons TACAGGCTCTGCACGAGAAAGGGATCCGGTTCACCAAGTATGATATCGATGTAACGAATGATGAACACTTTTCCGAATGGTTTCTCGAGCTGAATCCGCGTGCCGAGTTACCGGTGTTGCAGAATGGTTTATTGATCGTGCCTGGCTCTACCCGCATACTGGACTATCTGGAGGAAAACTATCCCAAAA ACAAACCCCTCCGGATGCCAATCGGAACGGATAAACTGATTGTTGGGTTTCGGCAGACGATCGAAAGCTTACCGATCGGTGTAATAACGATCGGATCGTTTCTTCATCCCCAGCACGTGGGCAGTCCCAAGTTTCCGTTCGTGTTGCCCGTACGTCAAACGATCCTTGCCCGGGAGGAAACGCTTGCCCAGCGGCTACGTGCGTACGCAACCGAGTATCCGGCCTTTGCGGAGGTACTGCTCAAAAAGGCTGATTTCCACGACCGTAAACGGAGCATCATTGCGAGTGAAGAATACTTCTGCAAGCTTTTGGTAGCGTTGGACGACTTTCTGACCAGCGTGGAACAATATCTAACCACGATCGACATCGAACGGTGTTGGCTAACCGGCACGGATACGTTCACACTGGTCGACATCGGTCTCGGTACGTTGCTGCACCGGTTGTACGTACTCGGACTGGAAGATCGTTTCTGGGGTGAAGGGAAAAGGCCCCACATTGGGCGGTTCTTTACCAAAGTTTGTCAGCGCGAATCGTTCCAAAGTGTGCTCCCGTCGAAGGTGTCGATTTTGCGTACGGTGTGGATCAATACGCCACCGGTTTATAAGGCCGGACTGGCCGCTGTCTCATCCGTGTTAATTAGTTCTACTCTTTTGAAGCGATAA
- the LOC128300451 gene encoding ganglioside-induced differentiation-associated protein 1 isoform X1 has translation MFEKRFKRPSVANGDGLILYCNQYSYYCLKVLQALHEKGIRFTKYDIDVTNDEHFSEWFLELNPRAELPVLQNGLLIVPGSTRILDYLEENYPKSEFGKKVYTSNININDDRSIILDKPLRMPIGTDKLIVGFRQTIESLPIGVITIGSFLHPQHVGSPKFPFVLPVRQTILAREETLAQRLRAYATEYPAFAEVLLKKADFHDRKRSIIASEEYFCKLLVALDDFLTSVEQYLTTIDIERCWLTGTDTFTLVDIGLGTLLHRLYVLGLEDRFWGEGKRPHIGRFFTKVCQRESFQSVLPSKVSILRTVWINTPPVYKAGLAAVSSVLISSTLLKR, from the coding sequence TACAGGCTCTGCACGAGAAAGGGATCCGGTTCACCAAGTATGATATCGATGTAACGAATGATGAACACTTTTCCGAATGGTTTCTCGAGCTGAATCCGCGTGCCGAGTTACCGGTGTTGCAGAATGGTTTATTGATCGTGCCTGGCTCTACCCGCATACTGGACTATCTGGAGGAAAACTATCCCAAAAGTGAGTTCGGAAAGAAGGTTTACACCTCTAACATCAACATTAATGATGATCGCTCTATAATTCTAGACAAACCCCTCCGGATGCCAATCGGAACGGATAAACTGATTGTTGGGTTTCGGCAGACGATCGAAAGCTTACCGATCGGTGTAATAACGATCGGATCGTTTCTTCATCCCCAGCACGTGGGCAGTCCCAAGTTTCCGTTCGTGTTGCCCGTACGTCAAACGATCCTTGCCCGGGAGGAAACGCTTGCCCAGCGGCTACGTGCGTACGCAACCGAGTATCCGGCCTTTGCGGAGGTACTGCTCAAAAAGGCTGATTTCCACGACCGTAAACGGAGCATCATTGCGAGTGAAGAATACTTCTGCAAGCTTTTGGTAGCGTTGGACGACTTTCTGACCAGCGTGGAACAATATCTAACCACGATCGACATCGAACGGTGTTGGCTAACCGGCACGGATACGTTCACACTGGTCGACATCGGTCTCGGTACGTTGCTGCACCGGTTGTACGTACTCGGACTGGAAGATCGTTTCTGGGGTGAAGGGAAAAGGCCCCACATTGGGCGGTTCTTTACCAAAGTTTGTCAGCGCGAATCGTTCCAAAGTGTGCTCCCGTCGAAGGTGTCGATTTTGCGTACGGTGTGGATCAATACGCCACCGGTTTATAAGGCCGGACTGGCCGCTGTCTCATCCGTGTTAATTAGTTCTACTCTTTTGAAGCGATAA
- the LOC128300450 gene encoding acyl-coenzyme A diphosphatase FITM2 isoform X3: MANKRKPIHTPSAAGGVGGSGAAGGNAARPQMNFRQGLNDTTARSEAKGTRPTATPTSIREVLTMMVLHVCKKIIFFDTSLKVPLYLGSLFIVSLIGDFLPYPKTYLARTDNLFNVYFVKLGWAWTLLFAFPYLAMTSITICCGDNQRLLRNHLPRLGIATVFWFVWTKLFNIIESSYGRCSVRGFDAKTACLKAGHLWNGFDISGHAFILIYSSLVLMEEARPIIGWESIKDLLRNEEHNRNNNDTSQSSNPLKNLKDEDLKALKYFYNRFTPTIRLFFIGMTMLQLLWDLMLVGTMLYHHRMVEKVLSGIIAVVTWFVTYRAWYPIPTVLPDPVGKGLFNYQSISKPEIGLRRRASLLQHGGGSSATAGANLNSTAGSKEIPKFMGMPLYAARQPYNPSAAGANIGSNASPLEGAGSGVQGSFI; the protein is encoded by the exons atggcaaacaaacgaaaaccaatCCACACACCATCTGCCGCCGGAGGTGTTGGTGGTAGTGGAGCGGCGGGAGGAAATGCTGCCCGTCCGCAGATGAACTTCCGCCAGGGGTTAAACGATACAACGGCTCGAAGCGAAGCTAAGGGCACCAGGCCAACCGCTACACCGACCTCGATAAGGGAAGTGCTCACAATGATGGTGCTGCACGTGTGCAAAAAGATCATTTTCTTCGACACCAGTCTTAAGGTCCCGCTGTATCTGGGTTCTTTGTTCATCGTGTCCCTCATTGGCGACTTTCTGCCCTACCCAAAGACTTATCTAGCGCGCACGGACAATCTGTTCAACGTGTATTTCGTTAAACTAGGCTGGGCATGGACGTTACTGTTCGCTTTTCCCTATCTGGCCATGACATCGATCACAATATGCTGCGGAGACAATCAGCGGCTACTGAGGAACCATCTGCCCCGACTCGGCATAGCGACCGTGTTTTGGTTCGTGTGGACAAAGCTGTTCAACATCATCGAATCGAGCTACGGCCGTTGCAGTGTGCGAGGATTCGATGCAAAAACGGCTTGCCTGAAGGCGGGCCACCTGTGGAATGGTTTCGACATTTCCGGCCACGCGTTCATCCTGATCTACTCTAGCCTGGTGCTGATGGAGGAGGCACGTCCCATTATTGGATGGGAAAGTATAAAGGATTTGCTGCGCAACGAGGAGCACAATCGCAACAACAACGATACATCACAATCGTCCAATCCGCTCAAAAACTTAAAGGACGAAGATCTGAAGGCACTGAAATACTTCTACAATCGCTTCACGCCCACCATTCGGTTGTTCTTCATCGGGATGACTATGTTACAACTGCTCTGGGATCTGATGCTCGTCGGTACGATGCTCTACCACCATCGGATGGTGGAGAAAGTGCTGAGTGGCATTATTGCCGTCGTAACGTGGTTCGTGACGTACCGTGCCTGGTACCCGATACCGACCGTACTGCCCGATCCCGTTGGAAAAGGTCTGTTCAACTACCAATCGATCAGCAAACCGGAAATTGGACTTCGGCGAAGGGCCAGTTTACTGCAGCACGGCGGTGGTTCATCGGCGACTGCTGGTGCGAATTTGAACAGCACGGCAGGTAGTAAAGAAATTCCCAAATTCATGGGAATGCCGCTGTACGCTGCTAGACAACCGTACAACCCTTCGGCGGCTGGTGCAAACATCGGTTCAAACGCATCCCCACTGGAAGGAGCGGGCAGTGGCGTGCAGGGATCATTC aTCTAG
- the LOC128300450 gene encoding acyl-coenzyme A diphosphatase FITM2 isoform X1, which yields MANKRKPIHTPSAAGGVGGSGAAGGNAARPQMNFRQGLNDTTARSEAKGTRPTATPTSIREVLTMMVLHVCKKIIFFDTSLKVPLYLGSLFIVSLIGDFLPYPKTYLARTDNLFNVYFVKLGWAWTLLFAFPYLAMTSITICCGDNQRLLRNHLPRLGIATVFWFVWTKLFNIIESSYGRCSVRGFDAKTACLKAGHLWNGFDISGHAFILIYSSLVLMEEARPIIGWESIKDLLRNEEHNRNNNDTSQSSNPLKNLKDEDLKALKYFYNRFTPTIRLFFIGMTMLQLLWDLMLVGTMLYHHRMVEKVLSGIIAVVTWFVTYRAWYPIPTVLPDPVGKGLFNYQSISKPEIGLRRRASLLQHGGGSSATAGANLNSTAGSKEIPKFMGMPLYAARQPYNPSAAGANIGSNASPLEGAGSGVQGSFVSSHLYGSRVGSSGGISSSGGSNYSNPDFNHPSYARYRSRFERFES from the coding sequence atggcaaacaaacgaaaaccaatCCACACACCATCTGCCGCCGGAGGTGTTGGTGGTAGTGGAGCGGCGGGAGGAAATGCTGCCCGTCCGCAGATGAACTTCCGCCAGGGGTTAAACGATACAACGGCTCGAAGCGAAGCTAAGGGCACCAGGCCAACCGCTACACCGACCTCGATAAGGGAAGTGCTCACAATGATGGTGCTGCACGTGTGCAAAAAGATCATTTTCTTCGACACCAGTCTTAAGGTCCCGCTGTATCTGGGTTCTTTGTTCATCGTGTCCCTCATTGGCGACTTTCTGCCCTACCCAAAGACTTATCTAGCGCGCACGGACAATCTGTTCAACGTGTATTTCGTTAAACTAGGCTGGGCATGGACGTTACTGTTCGCTTTTCCCTATCTGGCCATGACATCGATCACAATATGCTGCGGAGACAATCAGCGGCTACTGAGGAACCATCTGCCCCGACTCGGCATAGCGACCGTGTTTTGGTTCGTGTGGACAAAGCTGTTCAACATCATCGAATCGAGCTACGGCCGTTGCAGTGTGCGAGGATTCGATGCAAAAACGGCTTGCCTGAAGGCGGGCCACCTGTGGAATGGTTTCGACATTTCCGGCCACGCGTTCATCCTGATCTACTCTAGCCTGGTGCTGATGGAGGAGGCACGTCCCATTATTGGATGGGAAAGTATAAAGGATTTGCTGCGCAACGAGGAGCACAATCGCAACAACAACGATACATCACAATCGTCCAATCCGCTCAAAAACTTAAAGGACGAAGATCTGAAGGCACTGAAATACTTCTACAATCGCTTCACGCCCACCATTCGGTTGTTCTTCATCGGGATGACTATGTTACAACTGCTCTGGGATCTGATGCTCGTCGGTACGATGCTCTACCACCATCGGATGGTGGAGAAAGTGCTGAGTGGCATTATTGCCGTCGTAACGTGGTTCGTGACGTACCGTGCCTGGTACCCGATACCGACCGTACTGCCCGATCCCGTTGGAAAAGGTCTGTTCAACTACCAATCGATCAGCAAACCGGAAATTGGACTTCGGCGAAGGGCCAGTTTACTGCAGCACGGCGGTGGTTCATCGGCGACTGCTGGTGCGAATTTGAACAGCACGGCAGGTAGTAAAGAAATTCCCAAATTCATGGGAATGCCGCTGTACGCTGCTAGACAACCGTACAACCCTTCGGCGGCTGGTGCAAACATCGGTTCAAACGCATCCCCACTGGAAGGAGCGGGCAGTGGCGTGCAGGGATCATTCGTAAGTAGCCATCTGTATGGTTCGCGTGTAGGTAGCAGTGGGGGCATTAGCAGTAGCGGTGGTAGTAACTATAGCAACCCGGACTTTAACCATCCTTCGTACGCTCGCTATCGTAGTCGCTTTGAGCGCTTCGAGTCGTAG
- the LOC128300450 gene encoding acyl-coenzyme A diphosphatase FITM2 isoform X2 → MANKRKPIHTPSAAGGVGGSGAAGGNAARPQMNFRQGLNDTTARSEAKGTRPTATPTSIREVLTMMVLHVCKKIIFFDTSLKVPLYLGSLFIVSLIGDFLPYPKTYLARTDNLFNVYFVKLGWAWTLLFAFPYLAMTSITICCGDNQRLLRNHLPRLGIATVFWFVWTKLFNIIESSYGRCSVRGFDAKTACLKAGHLWNGFDISGHAFILIYSSLVLMEEARPIIGWESIKDLLRNEEHNRNNNDTSQSSNPLKNLKDEDLKALKYFYNRFTPTIRLFFIGMTMLQLLWDLMLVGTMLYHHRMVEKVLSGIIAVVTWFVTYRAWYPIPTVLPDPVGKGLFNYQSISKPEIGLRRRASLLQHGGGSSATAGANLNSTAGSKEIPKFMGMPLYAARQPYNPSAAGANIGSNASPLEGAGSGVQGSFGTTSKRRKMLDNRHHPSG, encoded by the coding sequence atggcaaacaaacgaaaaccaatCCACACACCATCTGCCGCCGGAGGTGTTGGTGGTAGTGGAGCGGCGGGAGGAAATGCTGCCCGTCCGCAGATGAACTTCCGCCAGGGGTTAAACGATACAACGGCTCGAAGCGAAGCTAAGGGCACCAGGCCAACCGCTACACCGACCTCGATAAGGGAAGTGCTCACAATGATGGTGCTGCACGTGTGCAAAAAGATCATTTTCTTCGACACCAGTCTTAAGGTCCCGCTGTATCTGGGTTCTTTGTTCATCGTGTCCCTCATTGGCGACTTTCTGCCCTACCCAAAGACTTATCTAGCGCGCACGGACAATCTGTTCAACGTGTATTTCGTTAAACTAGGCTGGGCATGGACGTTACTGTTCGCTTTTCCCTATCTGGCCATGACATCGATCACAATATGCTGCGGAGACAATCAGCGGCTACTGAGGAACCATCTGCCCCGACTCGGCATAGCGACCGTGTTTTGGTTCGTGTGGACAAAGCTGTTCAACATCATCGAATCGAGCTACGGCCGTTGCAGTGTGCGAGGATTCGATGCAAAAACGGCTTGCCTGAAGGCGGGCCACCTGTGGAATGGTTTCGACATTTCCGGCCACGCGTTCATCCTGATCTACTCTAGCCTGGTGCTGATGGAGGAGGCACGTCCCATTATTGGATGGGAAAGTATAAAGGATTTGCTGCGCAACGAGGAGCACAATCGCAACAACAACGATACATCACAATCGTCCAATCCGCTCAAAAACTTAAAGGACGAAGATCTGAAGGCACTGAAATACTTCTACAATCGCTTCACGCCCACCATTCGGTTGTTCTTCATCGGGATGACTATGTTACAACTGCTCTGGGATCTGATGCTCGTCGGTACGATGCTCTACCACCATCGGATGGTGGAGAAAGTGCTGAGTGGCATTATTGCCGTCGTAACGTGGTTCGTGACGTACCGTGCCTGGTACCCGATACCGACCGTACTGCCCGATCCCGTTGGAAAAGGTCTGTTCAACTACCAATCGATCAGCAAACCGGAAATTGGACTTCGGCGAAGGGCCAGTTTACTGCAGCACGGCGGTGGTTCATCGGCGACTGCTGGTGCGAATTTGAACAGCACGGCAGGTAGTAAAGAAATTCCCAAATTCATGGGAATGCCGCTGTACGCTGCTAGACAACCGTACAACCCTTCGGCGGCTGGTGCAAACATCGGTTCAAACGCATCCCCACTGGAAGGAGCGGGCAGTGGCGTGCAGGGATCATTC